In Thermospira aquatica, the following proteins share a genomic window:
- a CDS encoding RNA polymerase sigma factor yields MPYENLSDEDIMRQIQSLQKSRPTDDSIRLYFEELYRRYYQRAYNLGRFYGLEKYDAEDAAQDAFLKLLLHGDQFRTNQNFSAWFMRIVFRVILDKFREKKRHGYQDIDEIAETLEKDDDKNFLEKLHFQDELQRIINRTPEKIRMVIILRVYGEMSFHEIAQVLHISLRQVHNRLKQGMEMLKKYGKEG; encoded by the coding sequence ATGCCTTATGAGAATCTTTCTGACGAAGATATTATGCGGCAGATTCAATCACTTCAAAAATCTCGTCCCACAGATGATTCTATCCGTTTGTATTTTGAGGAATTGTATCGTCGTTATTATCAGCGGGCATATAATCTTGGCCGTTTTTATGGATTGGAAAAGTATGATGCTGAAGATGCTGCTCAGGATGCCTTTTTGAAGCTTCTGTTGCATGGGGACCAGTTTCGTACGAATCAAAACTTTTCTGCCTGGTTTATGCGAATTGTGTTTCGTGTTATTTTAGATAAGTTTCGTGAAAAAAAACGACATGGGTATCAGGATATTGATGAGATTGCAGAAACTCTTGAAAAGGATGACGATAAAAATTTTTTGGAAAAGTTGCATTTTCAGGATGAGCTTCAGCGTATTATAAATAGGACTCCAGAGAAAATTCGGATGGTGATTATCCTACGGGTGTATGGAGAGATGAGTTTTCATGAGATTGCGCAGGTGCTTCATATTTCGCTGAGGCAGGTACATAACCGTCTGAAACAGGGGATGGAGATGTTAAAGAAGTATGGGAAGGAAGGATGA
- the rplT gene encoding 50S ribosomal protein L20: MRVSTSVVRHKRHKKILKRAKGFHGARKLRIRAAKEAVMHAMAYEYRDRKLKKRDFRSLWIVRINAFVRQEGLTYNRFIEGLRKANVTLNRKALANLAVENPSAMKDLVALAKKHVG, translated from the coding sequence ATGAGAGTTTCAACGAGTGTAGTGAGACATAAGCGGCACAAAAAGATTCTCAAGAGAGCAAAAGGTTTTCATGGCGCACGAAAGTTGCGTATTAGGGCTGCAAAAGAAGCCGTCATGCACGCTATGGCTTATGAATACAGGGATCGAAAGCTTAAAAAGAGAGATTTTCGTTCTCTGTGGATTGTGCGTATCAATGCCTTTGTTCGTCAGGAAGGTTTGACGTATAACCGTTTTATTGAAGGCCTTCGCAAGGCAAATGTGACGTTGAATCGGAAGGCTTTAGCAAATCTTGCCGTGGAAAATCCTTCGGCCATGAAGGATCTGGTGGCTCTTGCTAAAAAGCATGTGGGATGA
- the thrS gene encoding threonine--tRNA ligase has protein sequence MQLLYDGRKISLDVQDGFGILKYYKEHQDEATREGIQPILSQVIALKVNGELADLRHSLSANDTVEMVTLTSVEGLDIMRHTASHIMAQAALRLYPGAKLGVGPTIENGFYYDILFDRPLGDEDLRAIEAEMKKIVDEKLPVVREEMSRADALAWCQSANQPFKAEIIHDLEGERFSFYRQGEFVDLCRGPHLPNTRFLKAFKLLHTAGAYWRGDEKNPMLTRIYGTAFATKEDLENYLYLLEETKKRDHRRLGKELGLFSFHEEGPGLPFWKPKGVILKNTLIEFMRAHQRRLGYVEVETPTMLKDDLWRISGHMENFKENMFFFEKDGENYAIKPMNCPGGMLMYKEELHSYRDLPLKVAEFGKVHRYERSGVLQGLFRVRGFTQDDAHIFTTPETLKDAIREIIQLVDVVYKTFGFEYSTALSTRPEKSMGTDQQWELATNSLKAALDEFGVSYKIQEGEGAFYGPKIEYHLKDALGRTHQCGTIQLDMNLPERFDLTYVGEDGKPHRVIMLHRAILGSLERFIAILIEHYGGKFPFWLAPVQVAILPVSERFLSYAKEVKKVLERAGIRVSVDTSDEKLGYKIRQAQLEQIPYMVIVGEKEVENQQLSVRHRDEGDKGSMSMEFFVSQLEKENRFPGLDESF, from the coding sequence ATGCAGCTATTGTATGATGGGCGAAAAATTTCGCTGGACGTTCAGGATGGTTTTGGTATTTTAAAATACTATAAAGAGCATCAGGATGAAGCAACCAGAGAGGGAATTCAACCAATTCTCTCGCAGGTCATTGCATTAAAGGTGAATGGGGAGCTTGCAGATTTGAGACATTCTCTGTCTGCAAACGATACGGTGGAAATGGTAACGTTAACCTCTGTTGAGGGGCTGGATATTATGCGGCATACGGCATCCCATATCATGGCTCAGGCTGCTCTTCGCTTGTATCCTGGGGCAAAACTCGGTGTAGGTCCTACTATTGAGAATGGTTTTTATTATGATATTCTTTTTGATAGACCTCTGGGAGATGAGGATCTTCGTGCTATCGAAGCAGAGATGAAAAAAATCGTTGATGAAAAGCTTCCGGTGGTGCGAGAGGAAATGAGTCGTGCTGACGCGCTTGCATGGTGTCAGTCTGCCAATCAACCGTTTAAGGCAGAAATCATCCATGATCTTGAAGGTGAAAGGTTTTCTTTTTATCGACAGGGAGAGTTTGTCGACCTCTGTCGCGGTCCACATCTTCCGAATACCCGTTTTCTCAAGGCTTTTAAGCTTCTGCATACGGCAGGGGCGTATTGGCGTGGAGATGAAAAGAATCCTATGTTGACGCGTATCTATGGGACGGCCTTTGCCACCAAAGAAGATCTAGAAAACTATCTTTATCTGTTAGAGGAAACCAAGAAAAGGGACCATCGGCGTCTTGGCAAGGAACTCGGATTATTTAGTTTCCATGAAGAGGGGCCGGGACTTCCTTTTTGGAAACCCAAAGGGGTAATTCTCAAAAATACGCTTATCGAGTTTATGCGTGCCCATCAACGCAGACTGGGATATGTGGAGGTGGAGACTCCCACGATGCTCAAGGATGATCTGTGGCGTATTTCGGGACATATGGAAAATTTCAAAGAAAACATGTTTTTCTTTGAAAAAGATGGAGAAAATTACGCCATTAAGCCGATGAATTGTCCCGGTGGGATGCTCATGTATAAAGAAGAGCTTCATTCGTATCGGGATCTCCCTCTAAAAGTGGCAGAGTTTGGCAAGGTTCATCGCTATGAGCGTTCTGGTGTGCTTCAGGGGCTTTTTCGGGTGCGGGGTTTTACCCAGGATGATGCTCATATTTTTACGACTCCAGAAACACTCAAGGATGCTATACGGGAGATCATCCAGCTCGTTGATGTGGTGTATAAAACATTTGGTTTTGAATATTCGACGGCACTTTCCACCCGTCCAGAGAAGTCTATGGGAACAGACCAGCAGTGGGAGTTGGCAACCAATAGTCTGAAGGCGGCTTTAGATGAGTTTGGGGTCTCGTATAAAATTCAGGAAGGGGAAGGAGCCTTTTATGGGCCAAAGATAGAGTACCACCTCAAGGATGCTCTCGGGAGAACCCATCAGTGTGGAACCATCCAGCTGGATATGAATCTTCCTGAACGGTTTGATCTTACCTATGTTGGAGAGGATGGTAAACCCCATCGTGTTATCATGCTTCACCGGGCTATTTTGGGAAGCCTGGAACGTTTTATTGCTATCCTGATAGAGCATTATGGAGGGAAATTTCCCTTCTGGCTTGCACCTGTCCAGGTGGCGATACTTCCTGTTTCGGAACGTTTCCTTTCCTATGCAAAAGAGGTGAAGAAGGTTCTGGAAAGGGCTGGGATCAGGGTATCCGTGGATACCTCGGATGAGAAGCTGGGATACAAAATACGTCAGGCACAACTCGAACAGATTCCTTACATGGTTATTGTAGGGGAGAAGGAAGTGGAAAATCAGCAGCTTTCTGTAAGGCATCGCGATGAAGGAGACAAGGGAAGTATGAGTATGGAGTTTTTTGTTTCTCAACTGGAGAAAGAAAATCGTTTTCCAGGACTTGATGAGAGCTTTTAG
- the infC gene encoding translation initiation factor IF-3 produces the protein MTAKEVRLVSGAGEQLGIVPIEEALAKAEELGVDLVEIAPQAEPPVCKLIDYGKFLYQREKKAKEALKHQKIVEIKEMKLKPSIADHDFSYRAKQMQEFLQGGDKVKITIRFRGRERDHTEKGFVLADKVIEAMKEWGTPEKPPKLEGRQIVFVLNPKAKK, from the coding sequence ATCACGGCAAAAGAGGTAAGACTCGTATCAGGAGCGGGTGAGCAACTGGGGATTGTTCCCATTGAGGAAGCCCTTGCAAAGGCTGAGGAGCTAGGTGTTGATCTGGTGGAGATTGCCCCTCAGGCAGAACCCCCTGTATGTAAGCTTATTGATTATGGCAAATTTCTCTATCAGAGGGAGAAGAAGGCGAAAGAGGCACTGAAGCATCAAAAGATTGTTGAGATTAAGGAAATGAAGCTTAAGCCATCAATTGCTGATCATGACTTTTCCTATCGGGCAAAACAGATGCAGGAGTTTCTCCAGGGAGGCGATAAGGTTAAGATTACCATCCGTTTTCGTGGACGCGAGCGCGATCATACGGAAAAGGGTTTTGTACTGGCAGACAAGGTGATCGAGGCCATGAAAGAATGGGGAACTCCAGAAAAACCCCCAAAACTAGAGGGAAGGCAAATTGTTTTTGTATTAAATCCTAAGGCGAAAAAATAA
- a CDS encoding outer membrane protein assembly factor BamB family protein: protein MGRKDEFMKQETDFSSLERLLYDSRFCDWQGDAASVWRRYVLIKEQKEVYMTNSSFRWVIALAVVVLMVVGGVFGMGWLFEYQKFQKLDKGEAILVTMTIGDVKVRKMGSDSWREVMVEDIVEMGDTLKTGEGSACELQIVEKGVYRLEANTEMLVSKLVNQNDTLQARMHVEKGTLGLKPKKLKEGEVFEVESSTAVAAVRGTVFMVNVSEEGDTKVAVVEGKVEFAPKVAALDQAKADAKIDEKAYEALQEVVAKPVVVEANEEVLLPKATVDTVNKKVAEVVEAQASSEGPITVEKVEEVKQAVVTNIVADIAPQSLSSQKAETSSLVAVVVQKREITEEAKQILGTVQNQTPVGKKWARVMFSTDIEGAEVVLNGQKIGITPLAKVMEVDTTYTVTFEKEGYEMFTQDLVITGATNIYGVLKPKEITQTISAAGEESGETLDKKLEVQEQPGERTVKPGDILWEKPFSTPVSPFVTLVKRGKPENDRFVFVVDNRIVIVNLEGEVVKSFTAGTGSSYDFSMVAHPSGIFTRDDDGTIYAYDFEGNLKWSKKFAKTPAWAGMGIAKKNLVVVTVLNKILFLSMEKGEIVQTVESASTVYATPFMVDEKLMVYAQENGLVVGYDTANNQMLWKTELSERVTLPVYGFDAKAKKVAVIAVPNKLIGFDAVSGQVLWEKALPGVKFTIKPLSVGRKLYVVNKNQVQVIDMFSGAIERNFTAPANILSFQVEPKTLYILDEKGKLQAYSSDGKVLWTYDGGTNVQSLAVHPEGVYVFRGQQVVKLLTEVGFFRMKPGKSNGSKGGLYKPQRRKVGWSGERRKSSFEVRK from the coding sequence ATGGGAAGGAAGGATGAGTTCATGAAACAAGAGACAGATTTTTCTTCTCTGGAAAGACTCCTCTATGATTCGAGGTTTTGTGACTGGCAGGGAGATGCCGCATCGGTGTGGCGGAGGTATGTCCTGATAAAAGAGCAAAAGGAGGTATATATGACAAACTCTTCGTTTCGCTGGGTAATAGCGCTGGCAGTGGTGGTGCTTATGGTGGTGGGAGGTGTTTTTGGAATGGGGTGGCTCTTTGAGTATCAGAAGTTTCAAAAACTTGATAAGGGGGAAGCTATCCTGGTAACCATGACTATTGGCGATGTCAAGGTTCGTAAAATGGGCTCGGATAGCTGGCGTGAGGTGATGGTTGAGGATATTGTGGAGATGGGGGATACCCTTAAAACAGGAGAAGGTTCGGCATGTGAACTTCAGATTGTAGAAAAGGGGGTCTATCGACTTGAAGCGAATACAGAAATGCTGGTGAGCAAGCTGGTGAATCAGAATGATACTCTCCAGGCTCGTATGCACGTGGAAAAGGGTACCCTCGGGCTCAAGCCCAAGAAACTCAAAGAGGGCGAGGTTTTTGAGGTAGAGAGTTCAACGGCTGTAGCTGCTGTTCGAGGCACTGTTTTTATGGTAAATGTTTCCGAAGAAGGGGATACCAAGGTAGCCGTGGTTGAAGGAAAGGTGGAGTTTGCTCCAAAGGTGGCGGCTCTTGATCAAGCAAAAGCCGATGCTAAAATAGACGAGAAGGCGTATGAGGCACTGCAAGAGGTTGTGGCTAAGCCAGTGGTAGTAGAAGCAAACGAAGAGGTTCTCCTTCCTAAGGCTACGGTCGATACGGTGAACAAAAAAGTGGCTGAAGTCGTAGAGGCACAAGCATCCTCCGAGGGGCCTATCACTGTGGAGAAAGTTGAAGAAGTAAAACAAGCTGTTGTGACCAATATTGTGGCGGACATAGCTCCCCAATCTCTATCTTCACAGAAAGCTGAGACATCTTCACTTGTCGCCGTGGTTGTACAAAAGAGAGAGATAACGGAAGAGGCTAAACAGATTTTGGGAACGGTGCAGAATCAAACACCTGTAGGGAAAAAATGGGCTCGAGTAATGTTCTCGACGGATATAGAGGGTGCAGAAGTTGTTCTCAATGGACAGAAGATAGGGATAACACCCCTTGCGAAGGTAATGGAGGTCGATACCACCTATACGGTGACTTTCGAAAAAGAAGGGTATGAAATGTTCACACAGGATCTTGTGATTACAGGAGCAACGAATATTTATGGAGTATTGAAGCCAAAAGAAATAACACAAACAATTTCAGCGGCAGGAGAGGAGTCTGGAGAAACGCTTGATAAGAAACTTGAGGTTCAAGAGCAACCGGGGGAGCGTACGGTAAAACCGGGTGATATACTCTGGGAGAAACCCTTTAGCACACCAGTGTCTCCATTTGTTACGCTGGTAAAACGTGGCAAACCCGAAAATGACAGGTTTGTCTTTGTGGTTGACAATCGTATCGTAATAGTGAATCTCGAAGGAGAGGTAGTGAAAAGCTTTACTGCGGGAACAGGAAGCTCTTACGACTTTTCTATGGTAGCACATCCTTCTGGGATTTTCACAAGAGATGATGATGGTACTATTTACGCATATGACTTTGAGGGGAACCTCAAATGGTCGAAAAAGTTTGCCAAGACTCCCGCATGGGCAGGTATGGGTATAGCAAAAAAGAATCTTGTCGTAGTAACGGTACTGAATAAGATACTTTTCCTCTCGATGGAGAAAGGAGAAATTGTCCAGACAGTTGAGTCAGCTTCTACAGTTTACGCAACACCTTTTATGGTTGATGAGAAGCTCATGGTATATGCTCAGGAGAATGGTCTTGTTGTGGGATATGATACCGCAAATAATCAGATGCTTTGGAAGACAGAACTCTCTGAACGTGTGACATTACCCGTGTATGGTTTTGATGCCAAGGCAAAGAAAGTAGCTGTCATTGCTGTTCCCAACAAATTAATCGGTTTTGATGCTGTGAGTGGTCAGGTGCTCTGGGAGAAAGCACTGCCGGGTGTAAAGTTTACAATTAAACCATTGTCGGTTGGGAGAAAGCTGTATGTTGTAAACAAGAATCAGGTTCAGGTAATAGATATGTTCTCCGGAGCGATAGAGCGAAACTTTACGGCACCAGCAAATATACTGTCTTTCCAGGTTGAGCCCAAAACCCTCTATATCCTTGATGAAAAGGGTAAACTGCAGGCGTATTCTTCTGATGGGAAGGTGTTGTGGACGTATGATGGGGGAACAAATGTTCAGTCTCTGGCTGTTCATCCTGAGGGTGTATATGTGTTTAGAGGACAGCAGGTAGTAAAACTTCTTACAGAAGTTGGCTTCTTCAGAATGAAGCCAGGAAAAAGTAATGGTAGCAAAGGAGGCTTGTACAAACCCCAAAGGAGAAAGGTAGGATGGTCTGGTGAGAGGAGGAAAAGCTCTTTTGAGGTGAGAAAGTGA
- a CDS encoding integrase catalytic domain-containing protein, whose translation MEILDYFVRITGLKNRNYAARLLRQHGKTIYVGKKNYLKADIAKKGKRPGRKKKFGEEELKLLKKVWEIENYMCGKRLKPILNEVLDNLLANGHLHGSPQAIENLRHISASSIDRLLKHERKKLEIKGRKGTKPGTLLKQQIAIRTWAEWDENCPGFMEIDLVAHEGGNSRGDFAQTLNMVDVWSGWTELVAIKNKASKWVREAIEKVQRRLPFDLRGIDSDTGAEFINHPLRDWCEKNQIKFTRGRSSRSNDNCYVEQKNYSIVRQNVGYFRYDTEEEVYYLNRLYAYLRLYANFFQPVMKMTEKKRIGSKVQKKHDDIKTPYQRLLESSYVSVEQKERLTRLYKALDLFHLRQKITACQRKLFSLQKKKNVKNKNLEETVWNF comes from the coding sequence ATGGAGATACTGGATTATTTTGTGAGGATAACAGGCCTAAAAAATCGAAACTATGCCGCCAGGCTCTTGAGGCAGCACGGAAAAACCATCTATGTAGGCAAGAAAAATTACCTTAAAGCCGACATAGCCAAGAAGGGCAAAAGACCTGGCAGAAAGAAAAAATTCGGCGAAGAGGAACTAAAACTTCTAAAAAAGGTCTGGGAAATTGAAAACTACATGTGTGGCAAACGCTTAAAGCCGATTCTCAATGAAGTTTTAGATAATCTCTTAGCAAACGGGCATCTCCACGGTTCTCCACAGGCTATAGAAAACTTGCGCCATATAAGTGCCTCAAGTATTGACCGACTTTTGAAACATGAGCGTAAAAAGCTTGAGATAAAAGGACGAAAAGGCACAAAACCTGGAACGCTATTAAAGCAACAAATAGCTATACGCACGTGGGCAGAGTGGGATGAAAATTGCCCTGGGTTCATGGAGATTGATCTGGTAGCCCATGAGGGAGGAAATAGCCGGGGAGATTTTGCTCAAACATTAAATATGGTGGATGTTTGGAGCGGTTGGACAGAACTTGTGGCAATCAAAAACAAAGCTTCAAAATGGGTAAGAGAAGCCATAGAAAAAGTCCAAAGAAGACTTCCTTTTGATTTACGGGGAATTGATTCTGATACCGGTGCTGAATTTATTAATCATCCTCTACGCGATTGGTGTGAGAAGAACCAGATAAAATTTACAAGGGGGAGAAGCTCCCGTTCCAATGATAACTGCTACGTTGAGCAGAAAAACTATTCCATAGTCCGCCAGAATGTTGGATACTTCCGCTACGATACCGAGGAAGAAGTCTACTACTTGAACCGACTCTATGCGTATCTCAGGCTTTATGCCAACTTTTTTCAACCGGTTATGAAAATGACAGAGAAAAAGAGAATCGGAAGCAAGGTGCAAAAGAAGCATGATGATATTAAAACTCCCTACCAGCGGCTTTTAGAAAGCTCTTATGTAAGTGTGGAACAAAAGGAACGCCTAACAAGGCTTTATAAGGCTCTCGATTTGTTTCACCTAAGACAAAAAATTACAGCTTGCCAGAGAAAACTTTTCAGCCTTCAAAAGAAAAAGAATGTAAAAAACAAAAATTTGGAGGAAACTGTATGGAATTTTTGA
- the rpmI gene encoding 50S ribosomal protein L35, with amino-acid sequence MPKLKTKKSAAKRFSKSGTGKLLRSKAYRRHLLTHKSAKQKRGLCGKAVVYRGDVSRVEKMVPYL; translated from the coding sequence ATGCCCAAGCTGAAAACAAAAAAATCCGCGGCGAAGCGTTTTTCAAAGTCCGGGACAGGTAAGCTTTTGAGATCGAAAGCCTATAGAAGACACCTTCTCACACACAAGTCTGCAAAGCAGAAAAGGGGTCTTTGTGGTAAGGCTGTGGTTTACAGAGGTGATGTATCTCGAGTTGAGAAAATGGTTCCTTATTTGTAA